In the Scylla paramamosain isolate STU-SP2022 chromosome 21, ASM3559412v1, whole genome shotgun sequence genome, tttatatttctgcccagaaccatgccaagtctgttttccaactagccaaaaactccttcaataacagagtgtcaaaacttttcaagatctaacacccctcgtgacttctggcatctagccaaaaatatctgcaataactctgcttcttcttctttccctcctctgtttcaaccagatggcaccactgctatcacatttatttctaaagctgaactcttcgctcaaacctttgctaaaaactttaccttggatgattctgagattgttcctccctctcctccaccctctgactacttcatgctatctattaaaattcctcgcaatgatgttttccatgccctcactggcctaaaccctcggaaggctaacggacctgatggggtccttcctattgttctccgaaactgtgcctccgtgcttgtaccttgaatagtcaaactctttcagctctgtctgtcaacaactacctttccttcttgctggaagtttgcctacattcaacctgttcctaaaaagagtgaccgctctaatccctcaaactaccgtcctattgctttgatttcatgcctatctaaagtttttgaatgtatcctcaacaggaagattcttaaacatctatcacttcacaaccttctatctgatcgccagtatgggttccgtcaaggccgctctactggtgatcttctggctttccttactgagtcttggtcatcctcttttagagattttggtgaaacctttgctgttgccttggacatatcaaaagcttttgataaagtctggcacaaagctttgatttccaaactaccctcctacggtttctctcctctctgtaacttcatctcaagtttcctttctgaccgttctattgctgctgtggtagacagtcactgttcttctcctaaatctattaacctcagggttctgtcctgtcatccactctcttctaattattcattaatgatcttctaaaccaaacttcttgtcctgttcactcctacgctgatgatatcaccctgcacttttccacgtcttttcacagacgtccaacccttcaggagataaatatttcacgcagggaagccacagaacgcttgacttctgatctttctaaaatttctgattggggcagagcaaacttggtattgttcaatgcctcaaaaactgaattccaccatctatcaactcaacacaaccttccagacaactatcccctcttcttcaatgacactcaactttttttttttttttatgtaggaaggacactggccaagggcaactactacttaacttccagagtggagcacattctgaccctcttcccttttgcagagatctccattcttggagacttcaatgttcaccaccagatttggctttcctctcccttcactgaccactcTGGCGAActaacctacaactttgctatcctccatgacctagagcaattggtgcaacaccctactcgtattcctgaccatcttggagatacgcccaacattcttgaccttttcctgacctctaataattctgcttatgctgtcaccctttcttctccgttgggctcctccgatcacaatctcatatctttatcttgtcctatcgctctaatccctcctcaggatcctcctaagcgaaggtgcctctggcgttttgcctctgctagttggagggacctgaggaggtattttgctgattttccttggaatgactactgcttccgtgtcagagacccatctttgtgtgctgagcgcataacagaggtgatagtgtctggcatggaggtgtacattcctcactctttttctcgtcctaaaccttggtttaacacagcttgttttcgtgttatacatgatagagaggtggcccacaaaaggtacttaagccttccatcaccagaatctcatgcactttatatttctgtccggaaccatgccaagtctgttttccaactagccaaaaattccttcattaacagaaaatgtcaaaacctttcaagatctaactcccctcgtgatttctgacatctagccaaaaatatctccaataactttgcttcttcttctttccctcctctatttcaaaaagatggcaccactgctatcacatctatttctaaacctgaactcttcgctcaaacctttgctgaaaactctaccttggacggttctgggcttgttcctccctctcctccaccctctgactacttcatgccacttattaaaattcttcgcaatgatgttttccatgccctcgctcgcctaaaccctcggaaggcttatggacctgatggagtccctcctattattctccgaaactgtgcctccgtgcttgcaccttgcctagtcaaactctttcagttctgtctgtcaacatctacctttccttcttgctggaagtttgcctacattcaacctgttcctaaaaagagtgaccgttctaatccctcaaactaccatgctattgctttaatttcctgcctatctaaagtttttgaatctatcctcaacaggaagattcttaaacatctatctgggttccgtcaaggccgctctactggtgatcatctggctttccttactaagtcttggttatcctcttttagagattttggtgaaacttttggtgttgccttggacatatcaaaagcttttgatagagtctggcacaaagctttgatttccaaactaccctcctacggtttcttgcacagataaatttactctgagagtgactctgtagtcgtagccagatggtgaaaaactccgaagattcaagagcgtgggcacgagagcaggttaagtcattgcgcacataaacgcagcatccagctttggatcgaaaatgaggatagagaaagtaagagggaaccgaaaaggggctactgtcagttgcctcagacacctgagtttcagtgaggaaaagaagatgagatttagaagaggagaggtggtgttctacagattgaaaattagatcttagaccgcgaatgttgcagaagttaatgaagaaaaagttaagggagtgtcaagacacttagggtcgtcgacagaaaggcagtccgacctggggacatttatggtcccctccccagatggggactccgaagctggtgtaggaCTCGCCATGATGATtgtaaaatttttgagtgaaggttgtgtgtcattaggtgcttgtagttttgtgtggaggaagagagttgtctttagagagcaggctgtgactgccccctcttctacactgaacatccttggtctgtcctttacttataatcacatcatattcacatctcatctctagctaaaacagcttctatgaagttaggtgttctgagacgtctctgccagtttttctcaccccccagctgctaactctgtacaaggaccttatttatccgtccatgtatggaatatgcttcacatgtctgggggggttccactcatactgctcttctagacagggtggaatcaaaagcttttcgtctcatcaactcctctcctctaactgactgtctctcaccgccgcaatattgcatctctagctgtcttctaccggtattttcatgctaaccgctcttctgatcttgctaactgcatgcctcccctcctcccgtggcctcgctgcacaagactttcttctttctctcactcctattctgtccacctctctaacgcaagagttaaccagtatactcagtcattcatccctttctctggtaaactctggaactccctgcctgcgtctgtatttcctccttcctatgaattgaattccttcaagagggaggtttcaagacacttattcatcaatttttgaccactgctttgacccttttatgagactggcatttcagtgtgcatttttttattggatttttgttgcccttgcccagtgtccttcctacataaaaaaaaaaaaagacctcatatctcttacttttttctcagattccatgttgtttttcgATGCAACATGGtactatttcctttttccggccagcttcagctggagggatggggaggttGGGAGAGGCCTTCTCCTGTGCCATCCTGTCTCTTTCACTAGTAAATAgctagagtagaatagttacccaaaagACTTCAGTGTCTTttcctgtttgttcttcctttgtatactatttattactactactactgctactaatgctactatcattattattatcgtatgttattactgttttactactactactactactactaatactaatactaatactaatactaatactactaatactattattattattattattattatttttattattattattattattattattattattattattattattattattattattatttatatgttAACATGACACATTTTGACTAAGTCTTGTacacctccaccttccttccttccttttcctcttcttcctcttcctcttcctcttcctattcctcttcctcctcatcctccttctcctcctcctcttcctcttcttcctgctcctcttcctcttcctcttcctcctcctattccttctcctcctcctcctcatcctcttcctcctcttcctcctccccctccccctcccaaactcctcctcctcctcctcctcctcctcctcctcctcctcctcctcctcctcctcctcctcctcatcctcccctcatccttatctccctaccttctcctcctcttccttcacatcctcctccttctcttcctcctccttggtgtCATATCTACACATTTTGACTAAGTTCTCTGCACTTCCTCCTACGTTCTATCTTCtaaatcctcctcctacttctcttaagTATACATATGTGTACATATGTATACATACGTTGTACCTTGTAGTTAAATTGTCATACcgtcacacacagacacacacacacacacacacacacacacacacacacacacacacacacacacacacacacacacacacacacacacacacacacacatacatacatacatacatacatatatataaaaaaaaaaagaagccaactgagatgccggtccccggatagggtccgaagcagtagtcaaaaattgaaggataagtgtcttgaaatctccctcttgaaggtaTTCAggtcaaaggaaggtggaaatacagaagcaggcagggagttccagagtttaccaaagaaaaggaagaatgattgagaatattgcaattaagaggtggacagaataggggtaaaagaaacaaaaaagctctgtgcagcgaggccgcgggaggaggggaggcacacAATCAGTAAGATCacaagaacagttagcatgaaaataacggtagaagataccgagagatgcaacattgcggtgataagaaagaggttgaagacggTTAGTTACAGGAGCGaaactgatgagacgaaaaagattttgattccaccctgtctaaaagagcggtatgagtggaacctccccagacatataaagcatactccatacatagatgaataaggctcttgtacagagttagcatctaGTGTAGGGGGTGTGATAAAAACTAGCgaagacatctcagaatgcctagcTTCATAGAAACtatttttagctagaaatgagatgtgaagtttccaggttagattataagaaacagacagactgaggatgttcactgtagaaatggagggcagttgagtgtcattgaagaagaagagatagttgtctggaacgttgtgtcgagttgatagaaggaggaattaagttttttgtggcattgaacaataccatgtttgctctgctccaatcagaaattttagagagagcaGAAGTCAGcggttctgtggcttctctgcttaaactgtttacttcctgaagggttagacgtctatgaaaaagacaaggaaaagttCAGGATGatttcatcagcgtaggagtggataggacaataagtttcgtttagaagatcattgatgaataataggaagaggatgggtgacaggacagaaccctgaggaacaccactgttaatagatttaggagaacagtgactgtctagcTCAGAAGTAATAGAACGGTAAGAGAgcaaacttgagataaagttacagagagaaggatagaagccgtagaagggtagtttggaaatcaaagctttgtgccagactctatcaaaagcttttgatatgtctaagataacagcaaaaatttcaccaaaatctttaaaagaggatgaccaagattcagcaaggaaagccagatcaccaatagagtggccttgatggaacccacaCTGGccatcagatagaaagttgtgaagtgatagatgtttaagaatcttcctgttgattaaaaaactttagataggcaggaaattaaagcaataggacggtagtttgagggattagaacggtcaccctttttaggaacaggatgaatgtaggcaaacttccagcaagaaggaaaggtagatgttgacagacagaaatagTTTAACTGGGCAAGGTataagcacggaggcgcagtttcggagaacaataggagggaccccatcaggtccataagccttcctcCAAGGGCCAGCGAGTggatggaaaatatcattgagaagaatttcaatagctagcatgaagtagtcagagggaggaagagtgggaagaACAACCCCTGAATTACCCAAGGTAGAGTTGGCATGGTTcccggcagaaatataaagtgcacgagattctggtgatggagagTACCTTtagtaggccacctctctatcatgtatagcacgagatcaggctgtgttaaaccagagTTTGGAAgctttaggtcgagaaaaagagtgaggaatgtacgccttaatgccaaacactatcacctctgttatgcgttcgaCACGCAGAGACGGGTCTTTGATACGgatgcagtagtcattctaaggaaaatcagcaaattacctcctcaggtccccccaactagcagaggcaaaacgccagaggcacttccgcttagggggatccgggggagggattggagggatagaacaagatatgagattgtgattctaggagtccaacggagaagagagggtgacagcgtaagcaaaaggattagaggttaaaaaaagatgaggaatgttgggcttatctagaagacggtcaggaatacaagtagggtgttgcaccaattgctctaggtcgtggaggatagcaaagttgaaggcaagttcaccaggatagtcagtgaagggagaaaggaaagccaaagctggtggtgaacaatgaagtctccaagaatggagatctccggaaaagggaagagagtcagaatgtggtccactttggaagttaagtagtcaaagaatttcttgtagtcagaggagttaggtgagaggtatacagcacagataaatttagtttcgaTGGTGAGTaagtagtcgtagccagatggtgggaaactcggaagattcaagagcaagGGCATGAGAataggttaatttttttttttttttttatgtaagaaggacactggccaagggcaacaaaaatccaataaaaaaatatgcccactgaaatgccagtcccataaaaggtcaaagcagtggtcaaaaattgatgaagaagtgtcttgaaacctccctcttgaaggaattcaagtcataggaaggtggaaatacagaagtaggcagggagttccagagtttaccagagaaagggatgaatgattgagaatactggttaactcttgcattagagatatggacagaataggggagagagaaagaagaaagtcttgtgcagcgaggccgcggaaggaggggaggcatgcagttagcaagatcagaagagcagttagcatgaaaatagcggcaaaagacagctagatatgcaacattgcggcggtgagagagaggctgaagacagtcagttagaggagaggagtcgatgagacgaaaagcttttgattccaccctgtctagaagagcagtatgagtggaacccccccagacatgtgaagcatactccatacatggacggataaggcccttgtacagggttagcagctggggggatgagaaaaacaggcggagacgtctcagaacacctaacttcatagaagctgttttaactagagataagatgttaagtttccagttcagattataagtaaaggacagaccgaggatgttcagtgtagaagagggggacagttgagtgtcattgaagaggaggggatagttgtctggaaggctgtgtcgagttgatagatggaggaattgagtttttgaggcattgaacaataccaagtttgctctgccccaatcagaaattttagaaagatcagaagtcaagcgttctgtggcttccctgcgtgatatgtttacctcctgaagggttggacgtctatgaaaagacgtggaaaagtgcacggtggtatcatcagcataggagtggataggacaagaagtttggtttagaagatcattaatgaacaataagaagagagtgggtgacaggacagaaccctgaggaacaccactgttaatagatttaggagaagaacagtgaccgtctaccacagcagcaataaaacggtcagaaaggaaacttgagatgaagttacagagagaaggatagaaaccgtaggagggtagtttggaaatcaaagctttgtgccagactctatcaaaagcttttgatatgtccaaggcaacagcaaaagtttcaccaaaatctctaaaagaggatgaccaagactcagtaaggaaagccagaagatcaccattagagcggccttgacggaacccatactggccatcagatagaaggttgtgaagtgatagatgtttaagaatcttcctgttgaggatagattcaaaaactttagataggcaggaaattaaagcaataggacggtagtttgagggattagaacggtcaccctttttaggaacaggttgaatgtaggcaaacttccagcaagaaggaaaggtagatgttgacagacagagctgaaagagtttgactaggcaaggtgcaagcacggaggcacagtttcggagaacaataggagggaccccatcaggtccataagccttccgagggtttaggccagcgagggcatggaaaacatcattgcaaagaattttaatacgtggcatgaagtagtcagagggtggaggagagggaggaacaagcccagaatcgtccaaggtagagttttcagcaaaggtttgagcgaagagttcagctttagaaatagatgtgatagcagtggtgccatctggttgaaatagaggagggaaagaagaagaagcaaagttattggagatatttttggctagctgccagaaatcacgaggggagttagatcttgaaaggttttgacattttctgttaatgttgcgtacataaacgcaacattcagcATTGGACTGAAAATAAGGATAGGGAAagtgtgtgaatatatatatatatatatatatatatatatatatatatatatatatatatatatatatatatatatatatatatatatatatatatatatatatatatatatatatatatgagagtgTTATTTGATTTCATATTAGAATTTTgattaataaacaaaattttATTTAAGAACGCGATGTAACGTTTGAACAGTTAGCAATACGACGAACTTCATTATGACAATCACGAACAGTTCTACGTTTCGTGTGCAAACACTTGCTGTTAATGCGCTTTCATATTTAAATGTCTTATAGCTTCTAAAGAATGGCGTTAAAACCAATTGTCCATGGAATCCTTCCGTCTTATAATGAATTGGTCTTACATTTCTCTGAATATGTGACTTTCATCGTGGGACACCCTACATAGATAAAAATTTACCCGTGTAGAGCGTCTAGGATGGCGTCCGAAGCGGGCACTTGGCCGGGATGTTTGAAATGGTGATTCAGATACAACTCACTGCAGCTGTGACCAGTCAGTGCATGAATGTTCTTCACATTAACTTTTTCGTTCTTCATTTTTAATATCACTTTCCTTGGAGGAATATAAGGAAGTAGTGCTGCATTGCTGGCCAATGTTGTGTCTGTTATCGTTACAGTGTCATGAGGAGGGTTTTCTCTCACATGATGAGCGATATCCTGCAGGAAGCATTCATTAAAATACGTGTCTTCCACTAGTGATAGCCATTCATTCCATTCTGCACCAGTCTCCGCAAGCAAGTTTACTGCTTCCTTTATAGCCTCGGGAAGTTTTGGCGCGCCTGGTGTACTCAAGAGGCCTGCCACGTGCCAGAACAGGTTACGCAGACCTTTAAGATCTAAAGGCTGTGTCTGTGGATGATGGGCACCCTGAAGCAGGCTCATAATAGCTCCTGATTCTGAGAGCAATCCATCCTGAAGGCGTTGAATGATATGTCGGGCTGCATAGTACTCCAGCAGTCCTTTGTGTGgtatgtaatattttcttttggcTATTCTATTGGTGACGGACGACCGCAGAGTGAAGAAGGCTCCTAGGACTTGGTAGGTTGGCAAATCCTCTGTCTCGCAGCAATCGGTCAGCCGTTCGGTGTCCTCGTCTGAGAGGCTCAGTCTGTCCTGCAGGAGGACTTGTAGCGCCATTTGGTACATCTCTTTCAACACTCTTTTTATCCTTGTGTTGCGGGTATGTGGCCTCTTCTTCCCCCATATAGGGTCCACGGATATTCTGTGACACAGCTTTTCTGTGCACCACTCGTGGATGTTGGTATACAAACTGGACTGGGTAGTATTTTCCTTAATGCAATTAGGATTGTCTTCAAATAATGTAACCAGGAATATCAGATTGAGTGGGAGCTCGAACAATattgtgttgtttctttttgcTATCAGCTCCTTCAACCTATCCTGGTTTGTAGAGGTACAGTACTGGAGTGCAAACTTCATTCTCTTACTGAAATGAATCCCTTCGATAGATATCTGCCACTGTTTATAGTCCTGTCGCGTGCAGGCCAAGAAATCAGACACTCGTTCTGGTCTTGAGGTGACGAGAATTGAGAAATTTCTGGTATATTTGCATACATTTAGAATATCAGTGACGAGCTTTTCAGAAGTGTTGTTCAGCTCGTCCAGCCCATCAATGAGGAAGAGCACTTTACAGTGTTTTAAAAAGTTCACGAGAGGCTCATTAAACACTGACAGATTAGACGGGAGGACCAGGTCCAGGAATGTCTCCAGATCTTCGGCATCTCTGTCCCGGCACAGTATTCGGAGTACAATGTCGTACTCCTCCAGGTGCTTGACGCTGCGGTCACACTGTTCTTTAAGCCACTCTGACAAGATGAAAGTGAGCAGGGTGGTCTTGCCACTTCCGGCCACCCCGCTCACGACAGCAAGTTGTGGCCTTTGGTTCTGGACGAGCTGCAGAAGCTGCGAGTCCTCAGGCTTTGGTTTTAAGAATTTTAAGAGACGCAAACAGTCAATTTCAGTGGTTTTTGATTGTTCTTTAAGGACAAGTTTTGAGAATACAGTCTGGATGTGAACCCGTTCTTCTTGGGATCCACTCAGGAAGGACAATGGGTCAAAATATTCAAACTGTTTGTAAATATTTCTCAGATGATTCACTGACTCTTTCTTAAAGAAACAGAGCCGTTTATTAAGATCCATCTTTAAGATGACGTTTTCAGTAAAGGCCTGCAATATATCTTGTATCTGCCTTGTTATGTTGTCTCTGATGATTGTGGTCTCAGCGTCAGAGACTCCGTACTTGTCCTTGATAGCCTGAAGAGCTCTGTCGAAGAAGCTCTTGTGGTCACTGACTTTTTTCATGAAATGTTG is a window encoding:
- the LOC135110849 gene encoding uncharacterized protein LOC135110849 → MAAAAAAVATAPVDYSRLKLLCILEGPGAIVLSHALKCGTNKTTSVTLLDYLTNLPDISTANYRMLNDKQKRDVFTSLEKTHMANDPSCQSFDITLLHKCIKQACENVAGPNDACWQDDTAMEGLITKIKDERNKCVHHRTQITDEQHFMKKVSDHKSFFDRALQAIKDKYGVSDAETTIIRDNITRQIQDILQAFTENVILKMDLNKRLCFFKKESVNHLRNIYKQFEYFDPLSFLSGSQEERVHIQTVFSKLVLKEQSKTTEIDCLRLLKFLKPKPEDSQLLQLVQNQRPQLAVVSGVAGSGKTTLLTFILSEWLKEQCDRSVKHLEEYDIVLRILCRDRDAEDLETFLDLVLPSNLSVFNEPLVNFLKHCKVLFLIDGLDELNNTSEKLVTDILNVCKYTRNFSILVTSRPERVSDFLACTRQDYKQWQISIEGIHFSKRMKFALQYCTSTNQDRLKELIAKRNNTILFELPLNLIFLVTLFEDNPNCIKENTTQSSLYTNIHEWCTEKLCHRISVDPIWGKKRPHTRNTRIKRVLKEMYQMALQVLLQDRLSLSDEDTERLTDCCETEDLPTYQVLGAFFTLRSSVTNRIAKRKYYIPHKGLLEYYAARHIIQRLQDGLLSESGAIMSLLQGAHHPQTQPLDLKGLRNLFWHVAGLLSTPGAPKLPEAIKEAVNLLAETGAEWNEWLSLVEDTYFNECFLQDIAHHVRENPPHDTVTITDTTLASNAALLPYIPPRKVILKMKNEKVNVKNIHALTGHSCSELYLNHHFKHPGQVPASDAILDALHGSHLIKFLGHLSAGCLPLLPQSLRKLHLALPSNQHAGSLLAALNRTIPSKVYCLNIHVPMAMVTPEMLTSPLPDVHRVILVLSDVDKSVMKEACLVAVALHPRKRGYGTITFPRSRMKAAEWRNLLHYLAAASVRVETINVSKETITKKEERELQALAENLLQCRFWRHHDTDLFSEWI